From the genome of Streptomyces sp. NBC_01260, one region includes:
- a CDS encoding glutamine synthetase family protein — MATTRSRAERAAQARAAEVQLTADGIDGVVFGWVDNAGLTRVKSVPLAQLEHAAQYGVGALPCFDVSLVDDSFTTTPSSTGPMGDLRLVPDLDRLTPLAAQPGWAWAPANRYTQDGTPHPGCQRDFARRATEAVERRGLSVRAGIEIEWVVADAAGDPAAVGPGYGMTRFIEHTDYLREVLRALTAQGLDVLQLHPEYAAGQFEVSVAAEGPLEAADTTMLVRHTIRAVSVRHGLRVSYAPVFTEGEIGNGGHLHLSLWRQGRNLGHGGPGRHGLHPDAEHFFAGVLAELPALLALGAPSVASYLRLVPSRFAGAYRCWGLENREAALRLIAGSTAGQANAEFKCFDATANPYLEIGGVLSAGLAGLDAGLPLPPETRSDPAALDSVERLPASLPETTDAYEKSALLRRALGAELYEAVLAVRRAESELFATHTDADLIEAVRWRY, encoded by the coding sequence ATGGCCACCACACGCTCCCGGGCTGAACGGGCCGCCCAGGCCCGGGCAGCCGAAGTTCAGCTCACCGCCGACGGAATCGACGGGGTGGTGTTCGGCTGGGTCGACAACGCCGGGCTCACCCGGGTGAAATCCGTCCCGCTCGCTCAACTCGAACACGCTGCCCAGTATGGTGTCGGCGCCCTGCCCTGCTTCGATGTCTCCCTGGTGGACGACTCCTTCACCACCACGCCTTCGAGCACCGGCCCGATGGGCGACCTGCGGCTCGTCCCCGACCTCGACCGGCTCACCCCGCTCGCCGCACAGCCCGGCTGGGCCTGGGCCCCGGCCAACCGCTACACCCAGGACGGCACCCCGCACCCCGGCTGCCAGCGCGACTTCGCCCGCCGGGCCACCGAGGCCGTCGAGCGGCGCGGGCTCTCGGTGCGAGCCGGCATCGAGATCGAGTGGGTGGTGGCCGACGCCGCCGGAGACCCCGCAGCGGTCGGGCCCGGGTACGGGATGACCCGTTTCATCGAGCACACCGACTACCTGCGGGAGGTGCTGCGCGCCCTCACCGCGCAAGGACTGGACGTGCTGCAGCTCCATCCCGAGTACGCCGCCGGACAATTCGAGGTCTCGGTCGCCGCAGAGGGGCCGCTGGAGGCTGCCGACACCACGATGTTGGTGCGCCACACCATCCGGGCCGTATCCGTCCGGCACGGTCTGCGTGTCTCGTACGCGCCCGTCTTCACCGAGGGTGAGATCGGCAACGGCGGACACCTGCACCTCAGCCTCTGGCGACAGGGCCGAAACCTCGGACACGGCGGCCCCGGCCGTCACGGGCTGCACCCCGATGCCGAGCACTTCTTCGCCGGCGTACTGGCCGAGTTGCCCGCCCTGCTCGCCCTCGGCGCGCCCAGCGTCGCGTCCTACCTGCGCCTGGTCCCCTCCCGCTTTGCCGGGGCCTACCGCTGCTGGGGCCTGGAGAACCGTGAGGCGGCGCTGCGCCTGATCGCCGGCTCCACCGCCGGGCAGGCCAACGCCGAGTTCAAGTGCTTCGACGCAACCGCCAATCCGTACCTGGAGATCGGAGGCGTGCTGTCCGCCGGACTCGCCGGTCTCGACGCCGGCCTGCCCCTGCCTCCCGAGACCCGGAGCGACCCCGCCGCCCTCGACAGCGTCGAACGCCTCCCGGCGAGCCTGCCGGAGACGACCGACGCATACGAGAAGTCCGCTCTGCTTCGACGGGCACTCGGCGCCGAATTGTACGAAGCCGTACTGGCCGTCCGGCGGGCGGAGTCGGAGCTGTTCGCGACGCATACCGACGCGGACCTCATCGAGGCGGTCCGCTGGCGGTATTGA
- a CDS encoding 3-oxoacyl-ACP synthase III family protein, producing MTVALDQAVFHQTGAGLSVPFAIAGTGMHLPPTVVSNQELTRTLDTSDEWITSRTGIRERRRLDPLLATSDMCVAAAHPALDAAGIEPAQLDAVIVATYTGDQPLLSTALIVKDALGAHRALSLDVTQAACASGIQAMLIAAHFLQNPSIATILLLAADCASRITDPTDRTTGVFFGDAAAAVVLTRADTPGAGLLSYDLGSRLSYDVQIPAGGSRLPASTATVAAGEHYLSMDGRAVWNAATTRLPESITSAADRAGVPIDQVRHFFLHQANLNILTEAMAALGVPRERAPITIDRLGNTGSAGLFTALHTTVTEGSLLPGDTYVLSGIGAGFQWGTLCLRHA from the coding sequence GTGACCGTCGCCCTGGACCAGGCCGTTTTCCACCAGACCGGTGCCGGCCTGTCCGTGCCCTTCGCCATCGCCGGAACCGGGATGCACCTGCCACCGACGGTCGTCAGTAATCAGGAGCTCACCCGCACTCTGGACACCAGCGACGAATGGATCACCAGCCGCACCGGTATCCGCGAACGCCGCCGTCTGGACCCGCTTCTGGCGACCTCCGACATGTGCGTCGCCGCCGCCCACCCGGCTTTGGACGCCGCGGGCATCGAGCCCGCGCAACTGGACGCGGTCATCGTCGCCACGTACACCGGGGACCAGCCGCTCCTGTCGACCGCGCTGATCGTCAAAGACGCCCTCGGCGCCCACCGTGCTCTGTCCCTGGACGTCACCCAAGCCGCCTGCGCCTCCGGAATCCAGGCCATGCTGATCGCCGCCCACTTCCTGCAGAACCCCTCCATCGCCACCATCCTTCTCCTCGCGGCCGACTGCGCTTCCAGGATCACCGATCCCACCGACCGCACCACCGGTGTCTTCTTCGGGGACGCCGCGGCAGCAGTGGTCCTCACCCGTGCCGACACCCCCGGCGCGGGCCTGCTCTCCTACGACCTGGGCTCGCGGCTTTCCTACGATGTCCAGATCCCGGCCGGAGGCTCCAGGCTGCCCGCCAGCACCGCCACCGTCGCCGCCGGAGAGCACTACTTGTCCATGGACGGCCGCGCCGTCTGGAACGCCGCGACCACACGCCTGCCCGAGAGCATCACCAGCGCCGCCGACCGCGCCGGCGTGCCGATCGACCAGGTCCGGCACTTCTTCCTGCACCAGGCCAACCTGAACATCCTCACGGAGGCCATGGCCGCCCTGGGCGTTCCCCGTGAGCGTGCACCCATCACAATCGACCGGCTGGGCAACACCGGATCAGCCGGCCTGTTCACGGCACTGCACACCACTGTCACCGAGGGCTCCCTCCTGCCGGGAGACACCTACGTGCTGTCCGGGATCGGCGCAGGCTTCCAGTGGGGAACCCTCTGCCTCCGGCACGCCTGA
- a CDS encoding alpha/beta fold hydrolase, with protein sequence MLALLSRDWIGVPVAVLVAGAGGGLAGAGTVGATALGALAMAVGVLLAVGAVRHLVLLARERRENPPPGRLVGVGGHRMHVLAEGEAGSGPTVVWMAGGHAPGEAFRELHTMLSARARSVLVDRFGSGWSDVGTFPRTTAGEAEELWAALEGARERGPFVLVGHSFGGLLVANAARRRPDLVAGLVLLDPTPPEVVAFAPRSRQIARMRRGLLLTAVRQLFGAHRGPGNRAGQGCAAASVFAELSPSGLARVGWETVVYDGDLGDLPLVLVIPRGLIGGEAVLAGARDAAEAERISRFYLRSRVRYLSTSTSSRLVYTPEGTGHDFPHEVPSFVVGVVGDLVRELRATGP encoded by the coding sequence TTGCTCGCGCTGTTGAGCCGGGACTGGATCGGGGTGCCGGTCGCGGTGCTGGTAGCGGGGGCGGGCGGAGGGCTGGCCGGGGCGGGCACGGTCGGGGCGACGGCGCTCGGTGCACTGGCGATGGCTGTCGGTGTGCTGTTGGCGGTGGGAGCCGTGCGCCACTTGGTCCTGCTGGCCCGCGAGCGGCGGGAGAACCCCCCGCCGGGGCGGCTGGTCGGTGTGGGCGGCCACCGGATGCACGTCCTCGCCGAGGGAGAGGCCGGGAGCGGGCCGACGGTGGTCTGGATGGCCGGCGGGCACGCACCCGGTGAGGCCTTCCGGGAACTGCACACCATGCTGTCGGCCCGGGCCCGGTCGGTGTTGGTCGACCGGTTCGGTTCGGGCTGGAGCGATGTCGGGACCTTTCCGAGAACGACGGCGGGCGAGGCGGAGGAGCTGTGGGCGGCGCTGGAGGGAGCAAGGGAGCGGGGACCCTTCGTGCTCGTCGGTCATTCCTTCGGAGGTTTGCTGGTCGCGAACGCGGCCAGGCGTCGGCCCGATCTGGTGGCAGGTCTCGTGCTGCTCGATCCGACACCCCCGGAGGTGGTCGCCTTCGCACCGCGCAGCCGACAGATCGCGCGGATGCGTCGCGGTCTCCTGCTGACGGCGGTGCGGCAGCTGTTCGGTGCCCACCGCGGCCCGGGGAACCGGGCGGGTCAAGGCTGCGCAGCAGCGTCAGTCTTCGCCGAGTTGTCGCCGTCCGGCTTGGCGAGAGTCGGATGGGAGACCGTGGTGTACGACGGGGATCTCGGGGACCTGCCTCTGGTGCTGGTCATACCCCGGGGTCTCATCGGCGGTGAGGCGGTGTTGGCCGGCGCCCGGGACGCTGCCGAGGCCGAGCGGATCAGCCGCTTCTACCTCCGGAGCAGGGTCCGGTATCTGTCTACATCGACGTCGTCACGACTGGTGTACACGCCGGAGGGAACGGGACACGACTTTCCGCACGAGGTTCCCTCGTTCGTGGTCGGTGTGGTCGGGGACCTGGTGCGGGAGCTTCGCGCAACCGGCCCCTGA
- a CDS encoding ABC transporter ATP-binding protein produces the protein MTHLQVTDLTVRHPGSRISLAAVDGVSLEIPSGTTLGLVGESGSGKSSLAGAIVGLVPVHGGRVMIDGREVRTRTVRDRRRLGRLVQVVLQDPDTALDPRMTARQALVEAATVFRRLDRAARAERVTELLGLVGLDPRLADRLPRQLSGGQRQRVSLARALAVDPGLLIADEITSALDVSVQASVLNTIRELQRRLGLSVLFIGHNLPAVCHVSDTVAVMRHGRIVESAPTETILRTPRHPYTRTLLASVPSLGTSPFEERTS, from the coding sequence ATGACCCACCTTCAGGTGACCGACCTCACCGTCCGCCATCCCGGCTCCCGCATCTCCCTCGCCGCCGTGGACGGTGTCTCGCTGGAGATCCCGTCCGGCACCACGCTCGGGCTCGTGGGCGAGTCCGGCTCCGGGAAGTCCAGCCTGGCCGGCGCGATCGTCGGCCTCGTCCCCGTGCACGGTGGCCGGGTCATGATCGACGGCCGGGAGGTCCGAACCCGCACGGTCAGGGACCGGCGTCGGCTCGGCCGCCTGGTCCAGGTCGTCCTCCAGGATCCGGACACCGCGCTCGACCCCCGGATGACGGCCCGCCAGGCGCTCGTCGAGGCCGCCACCGTCTTCCGCCGACTCGACCGGGCCGCCCGCGCCGAGCGCGTCACCGAGCTGCTCGGCCTCGTCGGTCTGGACCCCCGGCTCGCCGACCGCCTGCCGCGGCAGCTGTCCGGCGGCCAGCGCCAGCGGGTTTCCCTCGCCCGCGCCCTGGCCGTCGACCCCGGCCTGCTGATCGCCGACGAGATCACTTCGGCGCTCGACGTCTCGGTGCAGGCCTCCGTCCTCAACACGATCCGCGAACTCCAGCGACGGCTCGGACTCTCGGTGCTCTTCATCGGTCACAACCTGCCGGCGGTCTGCCACGTCTCCGACACCGTGGCGGTCATGCGGCACGGCCGGATCGTCGAGAGCGCCCCCACCGAGACGATCCTGCGCACACCGCGACACCCCTACACCCGCACGCTGCTCGCCTCCGTGCCGTCCCTGGGAACGTCCCCGTTCGAGGAACGGACGTCATGA
- a CDS encoding dipeptide/oligopeptide/nickel ABC transporter permease/ATP-binding protein yields the protein MCLPSGFRRSPIAWATAFMLVSLVALAVVGPMVWGAAADRPDPSAVLRGPSAAHPFGTDGLGRDLLARVLTATRPSLLLALAAVLLGAGSGILVGACTAVLGRRGRRLTAGLINLLLAFPALLVAMFLAVVFGAGTAGAVLALAAAGVPGFARLAQTLAAGVAGTDHLAAARVLGLRRHRLLWRHVLPNIAEPLLLSTTTAAGTTLVALSGLSFLGLGVQPPGYDWGLLLSQGLDRIYAEPLPALAPGLAVLYAALTFQLLGEALAGSVARRGRAPRAPAPTPAPSGPAEDGLVLQVEDLTVELPTPGGTIQPVRGVSLSLRPGEAVGLVGESGSGKSLTALAVADLLPYGARVSRRTLRLLGADLAGLTPKERDRHLATGLSVIFQNPASALNPSLRIGTQLTEAVRAHRGTSRAQAAAEAADALRRVALSPALLRSRPYQLSGGQRQRVMIAAGLMTRPGLIIADEPTTALDVTVQRQITRLLTDIRRDTSAALLFISHDIALVGEFCERVLVMYAGAIVEAVPADRLADGARHPYTRALVASVPDLAADRGRPLPTIGGSPPDPLVPAPGCPFEPRCPRRQDHCAEQAPPWQDFDATHRVACWHPEPVTAVLKTVARS from the coding sequence ATGTGCCTACCCTCCGGCTTCCGGCGCTCACCCATCGCCTGGGCCACCGCGTTCATGCTGGTGTCACTCGTCGCGCTCGCCGTGGTCGGTCCGATGGTCTGGGGCGCGGCGGCCGACCGCCCGGACCCCTCGGCCGTGCTCCGGGGCCCCTCCGCTGCCCACCCCTTCGGCACCGACGGCCTCGGCCGGGACCTGCTCGCCCGGGTCCTGACCGCCACCCGGCCATCCCTGCTGCTCGCGCTGGCGGCAGTCCTGCTGGGCGCAGGCTCGGGAATCCTTGTCGGGGCCTGTACCGCAGTCCTCGGCCGGCGCGGCCGCCGACTGACCGCCGGGCTGATCAACCTCCTGCTCGCCTTCCCGGCACTCCTCGTCGCGATGTTCCTCGCGGTCGTGTTCGGCGCGGGCACCGCCGGGGCGGTGCTGGCCCTCGCAGCGGCGGGCGTCCCCGGATTCGCCCGGCTCGCCCAGACCCTCGCCGCGGGGGTCGCGGGCACCGACCACCTGGCCGCGGCCCGGGTCCTCGGCCTGCGCCGCCACCGGCTGCTGTGGCGGCACGTCCTGCCCAACATCGCGGAGCCGCTGCTCCTGAGCACCACCACGGCGGCAGGCACCACCCTGGTCGCACTCTCCGGGCTGAGCTTCCTCGGCCTGGGCGTCCAACCGCCCGGTTACGACTGGGGACTGCTGCTCAGTCAGGGGCTCGACCGGATCTACGCCGAGCCGCTGCCCGCGTTGGCCCCGGGCCTGGCCGTCCTCTACGCGGCCCTGACCTTCCAACTGCTCGGCGAGGCCCTGGCCGGGAGCGTCGCCCGCCGCGGCCGGGCGCCACGCGCCCCCGCACCGACGCCCGCGCCGAGCGGCCCCGCCGAGGACGGGCTGGTCCTCCAGGTCGAGGACCTCACCGTCGAACTCCCCACCCCGGGCGGCACGATCCAGCCGGTGCGCGGTGTGAGCCTTTCGCTGCGGCCGGGCGAGGCCGTCGGGCTCGTCGGTGAGTCGGGATCCGGCAAGTCGCTCACCGCGCTCGCCGTCGCCGACCTGCTCCCTTACGGTGCCCGGGTGTCCCGGCGCACCCTGCGCCTGCTCGGAGCCGACCTCGCCGGCCTGACGCCGAAGGAGCGGGACCGGCACCTCGCGACGGGCCTGTCGGTGATCTTCCAGAACCCGGCCTCCGCGCTCAACCCGTCCCTGCGGATCGGCACCCAGCTCACCGAGGCCGTCCGGGCCCACCGCGGGACGAGCCGTGCGCAGGCCGCTGCGGAGGCTGCCGACGCCCTGCGCCGGGTCGCTCTGTCCCCGGCGCTGCTGCGCTCACGTCCGTACCAGCTCTCCGGCGGCCAGCGCCAGCGCGTGATGATCGCGGCGGGGCTGATGACGCGACCGGGGCTGATCATCGCTGACGAACCGACCACCGCGCTCGACGTCACCGTGCAGCGGCAGATCACCCGGCTGCTCACCGACATCCGGCGGGACACCTCCGCCGCGCTTCTGTTCATCAGTCACGACATCGCACTCGTGGGAGAGTTCTGCGAACGAGTCCTGGTGATGTACGCGGGCGCCATCGTCGAGGCCGTGCCCGCCGACCGCCTCGCCGACGGCGCCCGGCACCCCTACACCCGGGCCCTGGTCGCCTCGGTGCCGGACCTCGCCGCCGACCGCGGCCGACCGCTGCCGACGATCGGGGGCTCACCGCCCGACCCGCTCGTGCCTGCACCGGGCTGCCCGTTCGAGCCCCGCTGTCCGCGCCGCCAGGACCACTGCGCCGAGCAGGCTCCACCGTGGCAGGACTTCGACGCCACCCACCGCGTCGCCTGCTGGCATCCGGAACCGGTGACAGCGGTCCTGAAGACGGTGGCCCGCTCATGA
- a CDS encoding ABC transporter permease, which yields MYVPPLLRHPWTVFLGRRTLRLILSLGFVLTASFAMIRLVPGDPVRAALGVDAAPDLVAARRHALGLDAPFLTQYWHYLGGLLHGDLGTSLVTGTSVAEMIRTRLPSTLGIAGLAFVVTLVVALPGGLLAAVRTRDGRRPRTELAFTAVTAGLAGVPDFVLAAGLTALLAVGLQLLPVAGAAGVGSFVLPVLALSLAPTAVLLRIVRVEALKVLNEDYLRTARSKRLSPARRYLRHAAPNTATAALTVAGSLLPALIAGTVLVEKVFAWPGIGSAMAQSAVAQDFPVVQAMVLVLGTTVLLAGLLVDVLLAVLDPRSAIREM from the coding sequence ATGTACGTACCCCCGTTGCTGCGGCACCCCTGGACAGTGTTCCTCGGCCGCCGCACCCTCCGGCTGATCCTTTCCCTCGGGTTCGTGCTCACCGCTTCCTTCGCGATGATCCGGCTCGTCCCGGGCGATCCGGTCCGGGCCGCGCTCGGCGTCGACGCCGCCCCCGATCTGGTGGCCGCCCGCAGGCACGCCCTCGGGCTCGACGCACCCTTCCTGACCCAGTACTGGCACTACCTCGGCGGCCTCCTGCACGGAGACCTCGGCACCTCCCTGGTCACCGGCACATCGGTCGCGGAGATGATCCGCACCCGGCTGCCCTCCACCTTGGGGATCGCCGGCCTCGCCTTCGTGGTCACCCTCGTCGTCGCCCTGCCCGGCGGCCTGCTCGCCGCCGTCCGCACCCGCGACGGCCGCCGTCCGCGCACCGAGCTGGCGTTCACCGCGGTCACCGCCGGTCTGGCCGGAGTGCCGGACTTCGTCCTGGCCGCCGGACTCACCGCGCTGCTCGCCGTCGGCCTCCAACTGCTTCCGGTGGCCGGGGCGGCGGGCGTCGGGTCCTTCGTCCTGCCCGTCCTCGCGCTCTCGCTCGCCCCCACCGCCGTCCTGCTCCGCATCGTCCGGGTGGAAGCGCTGAAGGTGCTGAACGAGGACTACCTGCGCACCGCCCGGAGCAAACGGCTGTCTCCCGCACGGCGCTACCTCCGGCACGCTGCACCCAACACGGCCACAGCCGCACTCACGGTCGCCGGCAGTCTGCTGCCCGCCCTGATCGCGGGCACCGTACTGGTCGAGAAGGTCTTCGCCTGGCCCGGCATCGGCTCCGCCATGGCTCAGTCCGCGGTCGCACAGGACTTCCCGGTGGTCCAGGCGATGGTGCTGGTACTGGGCACCACCGTGCTGCTCGCCGGCCTCCTCGTCGACGTTCTGCTCGCCGTACTCGATCCCCGTTCGGCCATCCGGGAGATGTGA
- a CDS encoding ABC transporter substrate-binding protein, with translation MFRRTPPVALAAALTASAVALGGCGGVATSSTNTPLVDRGTVRIAESSETPSFDPYSAFGAAQARYAYDSLVNLAPDGTLVTGLASSWQATTTTATFTLRPGVTCSDGTPLTASAVARALTYAADPANQLAGARTVLPNVPFTASADDGTGRVSVAAAAPFPFLTRTIGLLPIVCPAGLDRPGSLDRATQGTGPYVLTHYTPGGPYEFTVRDDYSWGPDGATTTPPGLPEHIVISVVPQSSTAANLLLTGGVGIASVSGPDRARLTGHGLTTADVATVVGLTFFNQRPGRVLADRELRRALVSALDRRGLANVAVGGTGSPATDFGAEGAVCHAGLADANLPARNAVEALRDAGWTRSADGPLTKDGRKLRLRLITSPDLGPTLPSVAELMAREWTELGAEVDLVTESLPALVNAMYRSADFDVVVGSTPGFALPAGFIPFFSGSAPAQGLNFAGVTNPEYDALVAQALRETDTTGCGTWNRAAAALFRSADALPIAEGRSSVYGYRTTFATTFGGRLVPTSIRLHQ, from the coding sequence ATGTTCCGACGCACTCCGCCGGTCGCCCTGGCGGCCGCTCTCACGGCCTCGGCCGTCGCGCTGGGCGGCTGCGGCGGCGTCGCCACCTCCTCGACGAACACCCCCCTGGTGGACCGAGGCACCGTCCGGATCGCCGAGTCCAGTGAGACACCGAGCTTCGACCCGTACTCCGCCTTCGGCGCCGCCCAGGCCCGCTACGCCTACGACTCCCTGGTCAACCTCGCCCCCGACGGCACCCTGGTCACCGGCCTCGCCTCCTCCTGGCAGGCAACTACCACCACGGCCACCTTCACCCTCCGCCCAGGCGTCACCTGCTCCGACGGAACTCCCCTCACCGCCTCGGCGGTGGCCAGGGCGCTCACCTACGCGGCGGACCCGGCCAACCAGCTCGCCGGCGCCCGGACCGTCCTGCCGAACGTCCCGTTCACCGCGAGCGCCGACGACGGCACAGGCAGGGTGTCGGTGGCCGCCGCCGCCCCCTTCCCCTTCCTCACCCGCACCATCGGTCTGCTGCCGATCGTCTGCCCCGCCGGCCTCGACCGGCCCGGTTCGCTGGACCGCGCCACCCAGGGAACCGGCCCCTACGTGCTGACCCACTACACCCCCGGCGGACCGTACGAGTTCACCGTCCGCGACGACTACTCCTGGGGACCCGACGGGGCGACGACTACGCCCCCCGGCCTCCCCGAGCACATCGTCATCTCGGTGGTGCCGCAGTCCTCAACCGCGGCGAACCTGCTGCTCACCGGAGGCGTCGGCATTGCGAGCGTGAGCGGGCCGGACCGCGCCCGGCTCACCGGCCACGGCCTGACCACCGCCGACGTGGCGACCGTGGTCGGGCTCACGTTCTTCAACCAGCGCCCGGGCCGGGTACTCGCCGACCGGGAGCTGCGCCGCGCCCTGGTCTCCGCCCTCGACCGCCGGGGCCTGGCCAACGTCGCCGTCGGCGGCACCGGGAGCCCGGCCACCGACTTCGGCGCCGAGGGCGCCGTCTGCCACGCCGGCCTCGCCGATGCCAACCTGCCCGCGCGGAACGCCGTCGAGGCCCTGCGTGACGCCGGCTGGACCCGCTCCGCCGACGGCCCGCTGACCAAGGACGGCCGGAAGCTCCGGCTCCGCCTGATCACCAGCCCCGACCTCGGCCCGACCCTGCCCTCCGTCGCCGAGCTGATGGCCCGGGAGTGGACGGAGCTCGGCGCCGAGGTCGACCTGGTGACCGAGAGCCTGCCCGCCCTCGTCAACGCCATGTACCGGAGCGCCGACTTCGACGTCGTGGTTGGCAGTACCCCCGGTTTCGCCCTGCCGGCCGGCTTCATCCCCTTCTTCTCCGGATCCGCCCCCGCCCAGGGCCTCAACTTCGCGGGAGTGACCAATCCCGAGTACGACGCCCTGGTCGCCCAGGCACTCCGGGAGACCGACACCACCGGATGCGGCACCTGGAACCGGGCAGCCGCCGCGCTCTTCCGCTCGGCCGACGCGCTGCCGATCGCCGAAGGCCGGAGCAGCGTATACGGCTACCGCACCACCTTCGCCACCACTTTCGGCGGCCGGCTCGTTCCCACCAGCATCCGACTCCACCAGTGA
- a CDS encoding DUF5132 domain-containing protein, whose protein sequence is MPPVVPPFLIGLIVAPLAKRLLKPLVGGVVKASVGIAMEVKKAAQEAGENIHDLAAEVAADVVAAQIAAGETEGPSSDGQHGAKGEPRAPKIRATAGSAAGKTH, encoded by the coding sequence ATGCCGCCTGTAGTACCGCCCTTCCTGATCGGCCTCATCGTCGCGCCACTGGCCAAACGCCTGCTCAAGCCCCTGGTGGGTGGAGTCGTCAAAGCGTCCGTCGGCATCGCAATGGAGGTGAAGAAGGCAGCTCAGGAGGCCGGGGAGAACATCCATGACCTCGCGGCCGAAGTGGCCGCCGACGTGGTGGCCGCCCAGATCGCCGCAGGTGAGACCGAAGGCCCCTCCAGTGACGGCCAGCACGGCGCCAAGGGGGAACCGAGGGCCCCGAAGATCCGTGCGACCGCCGGCAGCGCCGCCGGAAAGACGCACTGA